From the genome of Seriola aureovittata isolate HTS-2021-v1 ecotype China chromosome 6, ASM2101889v1, whole genome shotgun sequence, one region includes:
- the b3gnt5a gene encoding lactosylceramide 1,3-N-acetyl-beta-D-glucosaminyltransferase A, with protein MFMNFRRIRKCQCVQLLTTGLVLCMVMVCWEELDHHVVSHMRSYTYRYMVNRYDFLNSSFNITSKHHHRKDGSDSVGDRLWNYSYIINHPGKCGGSGGDGKSWDDVLLLLFVKSSPENFERRQAIRDTWGNESFIWSELGASMRVLFALGMHHDVKRRARVQTALQQEDQNYGDLIQQNFVDSFHNLTAKLILQFHWGHEYCPQARFLMSADDDIFVHMPNLVKYLRQLESSQSGAKDVWVGHVHRGAPPVRRKNSKYHVPYDLYPWPSYPDYTAGAGYVVSGDVAAKIYHATLVLNSSIYIDDVFMGICAKAMGVSPQEHVYFSGEAKAPYHPCIYDHMITSHGHAADVRSLWHTATDPAVYSNYRGYMGNLYCTAVRAMLLCLPYYQNTYSCMAAFT; from the coding sequence ATGTTCATGAACTTCCGTCGTATCCGCAAGTGCCAGTGCGTGCAGCTTCTGACCACAGGCCTGGTGCTGTGTATGGTGATGGTGTGTTGGGAGGAGCTGGACCACCACGTGGTCAGCCACATGAGATCCTATACATATCGCTACATGGTCAACAGATATGACTTTCTCAATTCTTCCTTCAACATCACTTCCAAACATCACCACAGAAAAGATGGTTCTGACAGTGTGGGTGATCGGTTATGGAACTATTCATACATAATCAACCACCCAGGTAAATGTGGAGGTAGTGGTGGAGATGGAAAAAGCTGGGATGATGTCCTCCTGCTTCTGTTTGTGAAATCATCGCCAGAGAACTTTGAGCGGCGCCAGGCCATCAGGGACACATGGGGAAACGAGAGCTTTATTTGGTCAGAACTGGGGGCAAGCATGAGGGTGTTGTTTGCCCTCGGCATGCACCACGATGTCAAGCGGAGGGCCAGAGTGCAGACTGCACTGCAGCAAGAGGACCAGAACTATGGAGACCTGATCCAGCAGAACTTTGTGGACTCTTTTCACAACCTGACTGCCAAACTGATCTTGCAGTTCCACTGGGGCCACGAATACTGTCCTCAGGCACGCTTCCTCATGTCCGCAGATGATGACATCTTCGTCCACATGCCCAATTTGGTGAAATACCTGCGGCAGCTCGAGAGTAGCCAATCAGGGGCTAAAGACGTGTGGGTGGGGCATGTACATAGAGGAGCCCCTCCAGTTCGCCGTAAGAACAGCAAGTATCACGTTCCCTATGATCTGTACCCCTGGCCTTCCTACCCAGACTACACTGCCGGAGCAGGGTACGTGGTTTCAGGTGATGTGGCCGCTAAGATCTACCACGCGACTCTGGTGCTGAACTCCTCCATCTACATCGATGATGTCTTCATGGGAATTTGTGCCAAGGCCATGGGGGTTTCTCCGCAGGAGCATGTGTACTTTTCAGGGGAGGCCAAGGCTCCATACCACCCCTGCAtctatgatcacatgatcacatcgCATGGTCATGCCGCAGATGTGCGATCACTATGGCACACAGCAACAGACCCTGCAGTGTACAGTAACTACAGAGGATACATGGGTAATCTCTACTGCACTGCAGTGAGAGCGATGCTGCTGTGTCTGCCATATTACCAGAACACATACTCCTGTATGGCTGCTTTTACATGA